In Vigna unguiculata cultivar IT97K-499-35 chromosome 3, ASM411807v1, whole genome shotgun sequence, a single genomic region encodes these proteins:
- the LOC114177395 gene encoding abscisic acid 8'-hydroxylase 4 — protein MEIIVVFLCIFLFFSYLLSYPLIKKQKKPQHIPKPKLPPGSMGWPYIGETLQLYSQDPNIFFASKQKRYGEIFKTHILGCPCVMLASPEAARFVLVTHAHLFKPTYPKSKEKLIGPSALFFHQGEYHSRIRKLVQTSLSPETIRKLIPDIETEVVSSLESWVSAGQVINAFQEMKKFSFNIGILSVFGHLERKYRDQLKENYCIVEKGYNSFPNRIPGTAYSKALLARRRIREIISEIICKRKEQRLVDKDLLGHLLNYKDEKGETPSDDQIADNVIGVLFAAQDTTASVLTWILKYLHDDQKLLEAVKGEQMAVYEANEEGKKPLTWSQTRNMPITHRVILESLRMASIISFTFREAVVDVVYKGYLIPKGWKVMPLFRNIHHNPEFHPSPHNFDPSRFEVAPKPNTFMPFGNGVHSCPGNELAKLNMFILIHHLVTKYRWEIVGYQNGIQYSPFPVPMHGLPTRFWRNQWNQR, from the exons ATGGAGATCATTGTTGTTTTCTTATGCATTTTCCTGTTCTTCTCATACCTTCTTTCTTATCCATTAATAAAGAAGCAGAAGAAACCTCAACACATACCTAAGCCGAAGCTTCCCCCTGGTTCAATGGGTTGGCCTTACATAGGAGAGACCCTTCAACTCTATTCTCAGGACCCTAACATCTTCTTTGCATCTAAGCAAAAAAG ATACGGAGAAATCTTTAAGACACACATACTAGGTTGTCCATGCGTGATGTTGGCCAGCCCCGAGGCTGCACGTTTTGTGTTGGTGACTCATGCTCACTTGTTCAAGCCCACATACCCCAAAAGCAAAGAGAAGCTAATAGGCCCTTCTGCATTGTTCTTTCACCAAGGAGAATACCACAGTCGCATCAGGAAGCTGGTGCAAACCTCTCTTTCTCCTGAAACCATTCGAAAACTCATCCCAGACATCGAAACCGAGGTTGTTTCCTCCTTGGAATCGTGGGTTTCCGCTGGACAAGTCATTAACGCTTTCCAAGAAATGAAAAAG TTCTCTTTCAATATTGGCATCCTCTCTGTCTTTGGACACTTGGAACGCAAATATAGAGACCAGCTTAAGGAAAACTACTGCATAGTGGAGAAAGGGTACAACTCTTTTCCAAACAGGATACCTGGAACTGCATACTCAAAAGCACTTTTG GCAAGGAGGAGAATCAGAGAGATTATAAGTGAGATAATCTGCAAGAGAAAGGAGCAGAGATTGGTGGATAAGGATCTGTTAGGCCACTTGCTGAACTACAAGGATGAAAAGGGAGAAACGCCAAGTGACGACCAAATTGCTGATAATGTAATTGGGGTACTATTTGCAGCTCAGGATACTACAGCAAGTGTTCTAACATGGATTCTCAAGTATCTTCATGATGACCAGAAACTTCTTGAAGCAGTAAAA GGAGAGCAAATGGCAGTGTATGAAGCTAATGAAGAAGGGAAGAAGCCATTGACATGGAGTCAGACCAGAAATATGCCAATTACTCATAGG GTAATTTTGGAAAGCCTTAGGATGGCAAGTATCATTTCATTTACTTTTAGGGAAGCTGTGGTTGATGTTGTGTACAAAG GATATCTTATACCCAAGGGTTGGAAAGTCATGCCACTGTTCAGGAACATCCATCATAATCCAGAATTCCACCCTTCTCCTCACAACTTTGACCCTTCAAGGTTTGAG GTTGCTCCAAAGCCCAATACTTTCATGCCATTTGGCAATGGAGTGCATTCATGTCCAGGAAATGAACTTGCCAAATTGAACATGTTCATTTTGATTCATCATCTAGTAACAAAGTATAG GTGGGAGATTGTGGGATATCAGAACGGAATCCAATATAGTCCATTCCCAGTCCCTATGCATGGTCTACCAACAAGATTTTGGAGAAACCAATGGAATCAAAGATGA